GCCACCTCCTGAACTGGCGGTGGTGGCGGCCCTCTGCGCCTACAAAGTGCTGCAAGAGGATGAGGACAGTGCTGCCGCCTCCAGCAGTCACAGCTCCACCTGAGGCGGGTGATCGTTCAGCCTCAGCGAGACTGAGACGGCAAAAAGGGTCGCTGGGTAAACGAAGTTGTTTATCCCAGCGACTGCTGACTGGATTTGGCCGCTGCTCATGTTCAGGCCGGGCGGTGGCGTGCCCGCTTGATCGTCCCGATGCGCGAGTTGTCTCGCAGCACCGCGCAGTACAGCTCCCAGCGTCGCTGCGCCTCGCTCGCCTCACGGGTCAACTCCTCAAAGCGGAAATAGGCCGCCTCGCCACTGTCCAGCACGAATGTTGGAGTGCCCTGCACACCCACCTCGGCAGCGGTGTCCAGATCGGCCCGGAGTGCCTGCTTCAATCCGGCGATGTCCCCGCGGGCGTGTTGCCAGGCGGCCAGTTCCAGTCCCGCCTCCTGGGCCGCCCGAGTAAAGGTGGTTTCCTCCAGCGGTTGTTCTTGCTCGTGGTGCAGGCGAA
This sequence is a window from Deinococcus radiophilus. Protein-coding genes within it:
- a CDS encoding DsbA family oxidoreductase, with the protein product MHTLYFDFLCPYAWRGLELAQALGGPELFTLRHFSLVEGNHHDNAAGLSWRLTDQDPGADGGSGSLSHQRPSLNAFLTAQAARLLGKEAEWAYTLALFRLHHEQEQPLEETTFTRAAQEAGLELAAWQHARGDIAGLKQALRADLDTAAEVGVQGTPTFVLDSGEAAYFRFEELTREASEAQRRWELYCAVLRDNSRIGTIKRARHRPA